TAACCAGCAAGTGTCTTTtggaagaggggagggaggaagaaggagagtggatgaagaggaggaaagggaggatgaggaggaaggagtgGAGGGGTAAGTGAGGCTCttttatctctctatctctccctctctctctccctctctctctctctttaagaGCATTAACTGTAGAGTGTTCTGCTGGTGACAGGGCTGTCAGGGTCAGATGGCTGCTCAGCCTGATTAGACCAGCTCACAGCAGATCCTCAGCCCCGACACACTGCACTGCACTGCCACAGCAAGGTATAGAGCTGTCCACTGGAAGATACTGTGCACTGCAAGCGACAGGGTGGGAGGGTTGAGGGTGAGGTTGCTCGTCTGCGTAACAGTTGGGGCAGAGCTACAGGTTGTTGCTGCTTCACTGGCTCAGGCTTCAGCTTTTGTAGtggcagaaaaagagaagagaaaagcagTTGGACTTCACTTCATTGTGTGGCACAGGGGAGTGGATGTTTAGTCTGTGTCTGGAGATGACATTGAAGAGCTGACTGGTAAGGAtacacatttgcatttgttttgttgctcttcAAATTAATATCATATTTGGCTCCTGATGCGGACACATAGCCAGAGTGGCGCCACGCTGCAACAGGTTCTGCAACTTTGAGAAAAACAACTCGAGTGACCGATGATGATGTAGTCACAATAATGATTTACATGCATTTTCACTGCAGAGATAGTGATCACAGAAGTTCACTGCAACTCACTGGGAGCAGGAGGACGAGGGTGCGCTGGCATTTGGTGACTGCTGTTCCCACAAAAAAATTTGATGTGTCACAGAATCAGCTGCCAGTGTAGATACAGCTATAAATACAGCTGCAGGTATTCAGTGTCTACAGGGGTTGGCTATAACAGGCAGTCAGCTGGTTGGATGTCAGCACCCAGACTGTTGCAGGacttttgctgctgcttctgcaggACTATGGTGGAACTGTCAGTTGGTTGGTGTGAATTTCCCTGTTCCGCAGCCAAGCTGTCCACTGATGTGAGAGGCAGGGCTGTGCAgctgcacagaaacatttcaaatccaGGTATTCTCGCTTGGAGCTATTACAGAAAACCCTGTTCTACAGGTGGAAGAATGTCGAAGGTGAATGTGCTGTCACAGAATCGAACCTGTTCGAGGCTACTACTAACTTGGCGTGTTGTTGTCTTTATTGCTAACAAGCTTACTGTGTCACATTCACCCTCACGTTAGAGGTACTATAGAAATGTTTGGCTGCTTAACACGGCTGTAAGATAATATTGAGATCCATTTTTAACTCAATTTGAGTCCTAAGTCAGCCTGGGGCAGGGAAACATacagacagtcacacacatgcaacttGGAAGCTCCTGTTTTTACAAACCAAACTGTGCTCTAAGGTAACAGGGACGATCGGATTTACAGTTTTAATTGGAATTACTGCTACTGTCTAGCCGCTCTACTGCTATATGGCATGCTCTTTTGATTAtgtatgttatttttacatgaaGTCAATCAGCTAAAGTTAGTTTAGAGttagtatttttatttgattcagGTATAAATACTAGTTTATTTCTTCCAGTAAATTAATTGCTTTGTCTTGTCTTTGCCTCAagtttttttattctgcatGTTTCGCTTTTCATTCTGTTGTACCAGATGTTTAATAAACAGAAACGGAAATCTCTATAAATTTCAgtagaggaaaaaataaatgtcgGTTTTACATTATTCTGAATTGACCTCTATCCTGTTAACAAAGGATAAATTCCTAATTATGGATGGTCAACAACCTGGAATAGATTACTCTCTTCTGGAAGAGTGAGGGAGTAAGTTGGCATGTGatcatgaaatgtgtgtgtgtgtgtgtgcgggctGTCAGAGCAGGGGTTAAGAGGTGCAGATTACCCAGATTACCTCTGGGCTTTCCCTAGTTGTTTGTCTGAATGTTTGGGCATGTGAGTGGGCGGAGGGTCCTCAATACCTCTGCTCACTGTCCTCAACTGTGAGAACAACTGTGTATTTGATATGCAAAGATATTTTACTAAATGAGCAAAtagaacagaattacagtagcAGAAGACATTTTTTCCACTGATCTCAGTCAATTATCAGGGGGAAAGCCTGAGGGAACTTTGTGTCAATTCAACTACAACTGGTATTTTCCTGCAGGATATTATATTTCTCAGTTATTAAGCTATTGAGTGGATGTAATGCCTTGTTTTGATTTCTAAAAAAAGCTGAGGAAATGACATTATATTTTCAGAGCTGTGGCCATTCTTCATCTCACTGGTTTGCATGTAATAAATGGAGCAAATGTGAATTTTCTGCAAACACGCTTTTTAGACTTTGTTGTCGATTTTTATCCTCAGAGAAAATTAGATTTAGTTGATATTGTGCAGGCTAATCTAATACAAATTTTCCATATTTTGTAAACCCCTTCAAATATTCAATTTTGGAGCTCATGGTGTATCTGTCATCTTTTGAGTGCATGTCTGTTTAAGTTGCCATTATTACACATAAGGTCTTGATATATGGTAAGCCTGTAAAAATCTATATAATGGCTTCAATAAAAGCATAAAATCTTTaattgtgtatgtatgtatttgtgtttttatctctgctGAATTACTGAAATCATATTATCATGAGAATATAAGTTCAACGTTTGACCAGTttatgcctctgtgtgtttgttacttCAGAAACGCTGGTTGATGGAGTTTGTGCAGCAGAGTGGTGACTACTGCCACGCCCAACACGTTTAGACCCTATGTGGAGGAAGGTGGACTATGCCGTCCTGGGGCCCTGAACCCCGAAAGACCATTGGCCTTTGCCCTCTGAACCAGCCAGCTCATGGGGTAACAAGTGGAGTCTCGCTCACCAGAAGATAactggagagagggggagagagagagagagggggagaggacaatcagagagataaaaacaaagagtgGAACACGGAGAGAACTGACACTGTAACCTGCCGGACTATAGGATACAGTCAACTGATGGTGTAAAAGAGTCAAGACAACAGCACCGTGGAATTGTGACAATAACTTCAACAGCTATAAACAGGAAGTTCCACCACGGACAGGAAGTCGAGAATCACCTGAGAACTGATACAAGTAGAAGACAAAGCAGGGAACTGCTACAGCTGGAGCTAAAGGTGAGAGGTAACTGGTGACCAAATATGGTGTCGCACCAGCACTTTTAACTCCTGCACTTTACAGACTTGTTCTGGTGTTCCACACATGGCTTGTCAGGATATGCGCTGTCCTACATTTATGTACTTTCATGCGTGGACTCTGGTATCTCCTATATAATTCTTATCAGTGTTAAAATAGTAGGCGTGTACACCTGTAATAATGTGAGGCATCACTgaattacaattattattatttctttttttttctttttcattacaACATAACAGCTTTGCAATCCATTCagtgcaaaatacaaaataaataagtgtgtaaaatgtacacatatacTTTTTCAAACATACATGGCAAAATAGgtcttatttatatttcaattatATCATAAAATAAACTCACATCCCTGTTACCTTCATCAAAATGCAACAAGAGCAATGCAGGTCAAGGGGCTGCTCCAGTGACAGCTCTATAGTATACATTCAGTATACTTGTGAAGTAAAGTGTCATGGTAATAATTTTAAATAGAAACACACCCACGTACACACTCATGCCAAATCCCTATCAGTCAAGGTTTAACAGCTCCATCCAAAAGAATTTCACACAGCTGTGACAGTATTCTGCTCTTTCTAATACATGTGTTTTCAGTTAGACCAGGTTGACGTTGGGTAGTGCTCTGATGAGTTCACTCACCTCAATGCACCAATAGGGATGCtacacatgttgttttctttatctaaaCAGCAGCAATAAGGTCATGAGGAAATGTCAGTCAAGCACAGTCTGTACAGAGTCACATAGTCCAGAGCATAGAATATAAGATGGGTGACACTTCTCCACTTGATCCCACGATCCAgaaagaagccaaaatatctcagatacaaaTGCCGCCATCTTACGCCAAAGAGTCTGTGCAATAACAATCCAAGGAAGCATcgatacacatgctcgaccaatcatgagtcagtctcagccgtcAATCGTGATGTTTCACACCATTTTAAgatcatcaaataacaaattgaaaCCAAAGTTACCAGAAATaagaacacttgaacatatatGAGTGCAGCAGCTAGTTTAACATAAATCCTGGACGTTGGAGGAAACAGCTTTACTGTCTGGACATAAATATTCTGCCAATTAGCATCTCTAGCCTTTACTAATTTACTAATTAATTACTAAATGTTGTTTATcttgtacaaaaacaaaaagtaaaaattacAACTTGTCATTTCATTGGTCGCTCTCAGTCTTTTTGCAAAGCTCAGAAAAGTTAAGCTGATTGCCAGATGGctctacatttatatttggcATCGTAattggactgtatttatatagagcttttttAGTCTTATCGACTACTCAAAGAGATTTACAGCACAAGCCACAACCCATTCTATATGCTGAGCTTCTTCGATCACACAATggccgtcaggggcaatttgggattcagttcactttggcatgcagactgCAGCAGCCGGGGATCAGAGCACCGACACCCTGGTTTATGGACAGTCCGCTCTAACCCCATAGCCACAGTCGCCCACAGCCACAGgtgttttttgtctgttgaaCAATAGCTTTAGATCATAGATACATGTAAAAGATGTTTGAGTTTACACTTTACTGAGTTTACTAATCAATACATGGGGATTTTCGTCATTTATTATAtcatgtgtttgattttaattggCTTTAAAATCTGCTCCAAACATAGCTCACATATTTGAAATCATAGGTTTGTCCCTGACACTGAGCTTATGATCAACAGCTAAGTGTTAACACATAAAGGTCAGAGGTCTTCCTGGGAGAGGTCAAGATCACAGGGGCCACCATGAACCGTCCAGCTCCAGTGGAACTGTGCCACAAGAACATGAGATTCCTCATCACCCACAACCCCACAGACAGCACTCTCAGCTCCTTCATAGAGGTAAGCAACATGAGTGTGTGACATCGGCTCACTGCAGAGCTTCAGTCAGAGAGATAATATGCCCATATGGAAATCCTCTTCTGCCACTGTTTACCCCTCCAGGACCTGAAGCGGTTTGGTGCCACCACTGTGGTTCGCGTGTGTGACATCACTTATGACAAAACGCCGCTTGAGAAAGACGGCATCACTGTGGTGGTGAGGatactacaacacacacacacacacacacactatttgcTCTCTAAATCAGTTGTCCCGTATCTGAAGTAGTTGTTAAACCCtctgagacaaattgtgatttgtgaatatgggctatacaaataagatGATCAAtgagtgactgactgattgataATAAGTGTTCTGCTTTCTTTTAGGATTGGCCCTTTGATGATGGAGCCCCACCTCCGAGTAAACTTGTTGATGATTGGCTGAGTCTGCTGAAGAAGAAGTTTCAGGAGGATCCAGGATGCTGCGTGGCAGTTCACTGTGTGGCTGGACTGGGACGGTAagattattctccattaaaacatgtgcacacacctcCAAGTTTGACGGGAGAACaaatgcacacgcacgcacacacacacacgtataagCACAAAGGGGATTACCTAATCCTTTTAGTAAAGGCCTTTCAGGTTTAGTAAAAACCTGCGCCTCCCTAAACCTCTAAACCATTGTTATCAACTGCCGGTGTGACATCTGTAACCTGATCACTTGGTTTCTCTGAGATACAAACTATTTTTGGAGACATTAGACCAAACAGAATAATATGtgactctgactctgtgtgtatTCTTACATGCATTCAGGGCTCCTGTCCTGGTTGCCCTGGCTCTGATAGAGAGTGGGATGAAGTATGAGGACGCTATTCAACTTATCAGGCAGTGAGTACATTTCTACTTCACATCCTGTGTATTTATCCTCATGCAGTTACAACAACAAGCTTTTCTGCTTGTGAATTTGTCTATCATACATGGTTGCCTTAtagcaagaaggttcttggcTCAAATTGAGGTTTGGACAGGGGCGATTTCAGATGTACTTTGCATATTCTTACCAGGTCTGAGTAGGTTTTTTCCAACATGCAGATTGAAATTAGGGCAATGGAGATTCATCACAAAGCAGGATATTCTCCGCTCAGATGCGTTCACAGGAACTCACCCcaatcacacattttttacCTTGGGGCTGGCTCGAGAAAGTCTGGAGCTTCTTACTTGAACATTCactacatgtctgaaagcagcttaacagGTTTAAAGCAGCTGTTGGCAGTCAGCATGCACAGAAAGCAACATTTGTCACCTCTGACTTTCACCTTTTCACCTTGTTTGTGCGTTTGTACATTTTTAGGAAGCGTCGCGGAGCCATCAACAGCAAACAGCTGACCTACCTGGAGAAATATCGATCCAAGCAGAGGCTCCGCTTCAaagattctcacacacacaagaacaagtGTTGcatcatgtaaacacacacacacacacaaacacacacacacacacacacactcacgttcTCAGGAATCCAACCATAAGCCTTGCCTCACCCGCATCATTGGCCCATTAGTCTGGGTCTTTCTGAGATTTTTACAGTAATTTAATAAGACTCCatctttgttctttgtttgtaatgattacttttcttttaaagtttAGTCTATTGCATTTTCGCTTCATTATACAGTTTAGAGCGAAGGAAGATGCGAAAGAGATTAGGGATGGAAAATCCCACAAATATTCAGTTTTGTCTCTAATTGCTTTGCTTTattagatttataaaaaaacatgaagttgGGGTCAGGGATAATGTGATGAGGTTTTTGTATCACATTCAAATTCTCAATAAATCAAACCCATGGTGTGTGCGCACAGGGACACCTGAACAGATTTACTACATAAAACTGATGTATCGGCCTTCAAAACCTATGTACAGATGTTCAATATTT
This region of Paralichthys olivaceus isolate ysfri-2021 chromosome 13, ASM2471397v2, whole genome shotgun sequence genomic DNA includes:
- the LOC109632180 gene encoding protein tyrosine phosphatase type IVA 3 isoform X1 — protein: MNRPAPVELCHKNMRFLITHNPTDSTLSSFIEDLKRFGATTVVRVCDITYDKTPLEKDGITVVDWPFDDGAPPPSKLVDDWLSLLKKKFQEDPGCCVAVHCVAGLGRAPVLVALALIESGMKYEDAIQLIRQKRRGAINSKQLTYLEKYRSKQRLRFKDSHTHKNKCCIM
- the LOC109632180 gene encoding protein tyrosine phosphatase type IVA 3 isoform X2, with the protein product MNRPAPVELCHKNMRFLITHNPTDSTLSSFIEDLKRFGATTVVRVCDITYDKTPLEKDGITVVDWPFDDGAPPPSKLVDDWLSLLKKKFQEDPGCCVAVHCVAGLGRKRRGAINSKQLTYLEKYRSKQRLRFKDSHTHKNKCCIM